The following proteins come from a genomic window of Lycium ferocissimum isolate CSIRO_LF1 chromosome 4, AGI_CSIRO_Lferr_CH_V1, whole genome shotgun sequence:
- the LOC132053254 gene encoding cytochrome c oxidase copper chaperone 2-like — MGGLPLENTSSTISLLKVPKDQKAASTMPDSKPKKKICCACPETKKLRDECIVEHGEPACEKWIEAHRKCLRAEGFKV; from the coding sequence ATGGGTGGACTACCGCTAGAGAATACATCCTCAACAATATCCTTGTTGAAAGTACCAAAAGATCAGAAAGCCGCATCTACGATGCCTGATTCAAAGCCAAAAAAGAAGATTTGCTGTGCTTGCCCCGAAACTAAGAAGCTGAGGGATGAATGCATTGTGGAGCATGGTGAACCCGCGTGTGAGAAATGGATCGAAGCTCATCGTAAATGCCTTCGAGCTGAAGGCTTCAAAGTCTGA